One segment of Solanum stenotomum isolate F172 chromosome 1, ASM1918654v1, whole genome shotgun sequence DNA contains the following:
- the LOC125853847 gene encoding uncharacterized protein LOC125853847 — translation MSEDAKRSGGAPAAKPTSDDRRISSGSVPSPTGTKVTIKSADMKPDVQKEAVDIAIAAFEKHNVEKDVAELIKKEFDKKYGPTWHCIVGKNFGSYVTHETNHFVYFYLDSKAVLLFKSG, via the exons ATGAGTGAAGACGCAAAAAGAAGCGGAGGAGCTCCGGCAGCGAAGCCTACCTCCGATGATCGGAGAATCTCATCAGGTTCCGTTCCTTCACCTACCGGTACAAAAGTTACCATAAAGAGTGCAGATATGAAACCTGATGTACAAAAGGAGGCGGTCGACATTGCTATTGCT GCATTTGAGAAGCATAATGTAGAGAAGGATGTAGCTGAACTGATTAAGAAGGAGTTTGATAAGAAGTACGGTCCTACTTGGCATTGCATCGTCGGAAAAAACTTCG GCTCTTATGTGACTCATGAAACGAACCACTTTGTCTACTTCTATTTGGATTCAAAAGCTGTACTTCTATTCAAATCTGGGTGA